A single region of the Maniola jurtina chromosome 21, ilManJurt1.1, whole genome shotgun sequence genome encodes:
- the LOC123876248 gene encoding telomere length and silencing protein 1 homolog, with the protein MEDAASKDAIEEEIKFRPKKKKNLRQRVKLEDEESEDEEVILARLEEAREIQKLRERPNGISVVALATGQKTSLVEEVACKDPYNVKAGGMVNMQALKSGKVKQVDDAYDTGIGTQFSAETNKRDEDEEMMKYIEEQLAKRKEGHDQSKKDCDDSDTLKYFPPEEAALLSLPEHLRVSSTHRSEEMLSNQMLSGIPEVDLGIDAKIKNIEATEEAKMKLLWERHNKKDGPSQFVPTNMAVNFVQHNRFNLDSVNAKKRKVEKPESQKTEASVIDESVNKIVKKAKGERATDDYHYEKFRKQFRRY; encoded by the exons ATGGAAGATGCAGCGTCAAAGGACGCCATTGAGGAAGAGATAAAATTTAGGccgaaaaagaagaaaaacctACGTCAAAGAGTTAAACTCGAAGATGAGGAATCTGAGGATGAGGAAGTGATATTAGCTAGATTGGAAGAAGCGAGAGAAATCCAGAAACTTCGCGAACGGCCGAACGGCATCAGCGTGGTTGCTTTAGCGACTGGACAAAAGACCTCTTTGGTTGAAGAAGTCGCATGTAAGGACCCTTATAATGTTAAGGCTGGGGGCATGGTGAATATGCAGGCTTTAAAAAGCGGGAAAGTGAAGCAAGTGGATGACGCGTATGACACAGGAATTGGTACGCAATTCTCTGCCGAAACCAATAAACGGGATGAAGACGAAGAAATGATGAAGTACATTGAAGAGCAGCTGGCGAAACGAAaag agGGGCATGATCAGAGCAAAAAGGATTGTGATGACAGTGACACCCTGAAATACTTCCCACCAGAAGAAGCAGCATTGTTATCGCTACCAGAACACTTGCGAGTGTCTTCTACCCACAGGTCAGAGGAAATGCTTTCCAATCAAATGCTCAGCGGTATACCCGAAGTCGATCTGGGTATAGATGCTAAAATTAAGAACATTGAAGCAACAGAGGAAGCCAAAATGAAGTTGCTATGGGAGCGACACAACAAGAAAGATGGCCCCTCCCAATTTGTGCCAACAAATATGGCAGTGAACTTTGTGCAACACAATAGATTCAATCTAGACAGTGTTAACGCTAAAAAGAGAAAAGTTGAAAAACCGGAGAGCCAAAAAACTGAAGCTAGTGTGATTGATGAGAgtgttaataaaattgttaaaaaagcTAAGGGTGAACGGGCAACTGATGACTATCATTATGAAAAGTTCAGAAAACAGTTCAGACGGtactaa